The following are encoded in a window of Leptospira selangorensis genomic DNA:
- the trpD gene encoding anthranilate phosphoribosyltransferase has translation MEIRQAIIKVLEKKNLTVSEAEIVINSVMRGEVSEILLSSFLTAMRAKGETVDELLGFCLALRRNALKPKTAFPFDMLDTCGTGGDGKGTVNISTLSAIVISSLGIKVAKHGNRSVSSHTGSSDILGRLGYNTEKTQEEVESHLVENGFAFLFAPMWHPSMKFAGPVRKELGFRTLFNMIGPLSNPFSPQYQIIGVYEPELTETFIRVLQGLGLRRALVCHSRDGLDEFSIFEKTDYTLLEDGVISRKDFDPKDLGLKDLNPEEVFTSGPDQAESLARKILAGEKIAGTHAVALNAGAGLFTLGKANSILDGYKTALEQLASGKTGAFFQNLITKG, from the coding sequence ATGGAAATTAGACAAGCTATCATCAAAGTTCTAGAAAAAAAGAATCTTACAGTTTCGGAAGCGGAAATAGTGATCAATTCCGTAATGAGAGGAGAAGTATCAGAGATCCTACTTTCTTCTTTTTTGACCGCAATGAGAGCAAAGGGAGAAACCGTAGACGAACTATTAGGTTTCTGTTTAGCACTTCGCCGTAACGCGCTCAAACCTAAAACTGCTTTTCCATTCGATATGCTGGACACCTGCGGAACAGGAGGAGACGGAAAAGGAACAGTTAATATCTCCACACTTTCTGCGATTGTAATTTCTTCTTTAGGGATCAAGGTTGCAAAACATGGAAACCGTTCCGTTTCTTCTCATACCGGTTCCAGCGATATCCTCGGAAGACTAGGTTATAATACGGAAAAAACCCAAGAAGAGGTGGAATCCCATTTAGTGGAAAACGGATTTGCATTCTTATTCGCTCCGATGTGGCATCCATCCATGAAGTTTGCAGGACCTGTCCGTAAAGAATTAGGTTTCAGGACCTTATTCAATATGATCGGCCCTTTGAGTAATCCATTCTCTCCTCAGTACCAGATCATAGGAGTGTACGAGCCTGAATTGACCGAAACTTTTATCCGGGTTCTGCAAGGTTTGGGTTTGAGAAGGGCTCTAGTATGTCATTCTAGAGACGGACTGGATGAATTTTCCATTTTCGAAAAAACGGATTATACTCTGTTAGAAGACGGAGTTATTTCCAGGAAGGACTTCGATCCTAAAGATCTGGGTCTAAAAGATCTGAATCCTGAGGAAGTATTTACCAGCGGGCCGGACCAAGCCGAGTCTTTGGCTAGAAAGATCCTGGCAGGGGAGAAGATCGCGGGCACCCATGCAGTTGCCTTGAACGCTGGAGCCGGGCTTTTCACCTTGGGTAAAGCTAATTCTATCCTAGATGGATATAAAACGGCATTAGAACAGTTGGCTTCCGGAAAAACAGGCGCCTTCTTTCAAAATTTAATTACCAAGGGATAA
- the yajC gene encoding preprotein translocase subunit YajC, whose amino-acid sequence MLSNFQNLLILAQADPAGAQGGGFNTLLFIPILFIILYFIVIRPQRNEEKKRKTMIESLQKGDVVITSSGIHGKVVEFKDNNESVVLAIAKDTNVTFNSSTILRKKEKEKEA is encoded by the coding sequence ATGCTTAGCAATTTTCAAAATTTATTAATATTAGCCCAAGCGGATCCGGCTGGGGCACAAGGTGGTGGGTTTAATACTCTATTATTCATCCCGATCCTATTTATCATTCTGTATTTTATAGTGATCCGCCCTCAAAGAAACGAAGAAAAGAAAAGAAAAACGATGATCGAGAGCCTACAAAAAGGCGACGTAGTCATCACTTCTTCCGGGATCCATGGCAAGGTGGTAGAATTTAAGGACAATAACGAATCTGTTGTTTTGGCAATCGCTAAGGACACCAACGTTACCTTCAATTCCAGCACGATTTTAAGAAAGAAGGAAAAAGAGAAAGAGGCCTAA